From a single bacterium genomic region:
- the pilO gene encoding type 4a pilus biogenesis protein PilO, which translates to MTKQQKVLLGILGVLVFFIFYKYLYGPLGLKLKKVKNELATKQSKLTLARARTGRLEQLKTDYELLRVKVAEAEKKLPREKEIPRLLRDITSAGRKFKIDISDFRPRAEKQQEYYISHPFLITLDTNYHNLADFLAEIGQYERIFHIKNLSVTPILEDEKKLKGISTDFQLYTYTFKEKKEEEEKVKSK; encoded by the coding sequence ATGACAAAACAACAGAAGGTATTGTTGGGTATTCTGGGAGTCTTAGTTTTTTTTATATTCTATAAATATCTCTATGGTCCGCTGGGGCTTAAGTTAAAAAAGGTCAAGAATGAGTTGGCCACAAAGCAATCAAAACTTACACTCGCCAGAGCAAGAACAGGTCGTCTGGAGCAGCTAAAAACTGATTATGAACTGCTCAGAGTTAAGGTGGCAGAAGCAGAAAAAAAGTTACCCAGAGAGAAGGAAATTCCTCGCCTGCTGCGAGATATAACCAGTGCTGGACGGAAGTTTAAGATTGATATTTCTGATTTCCGGCCGCGAGCAGAAAAACAGCAGGAATATTACATATCCCACCCTTTTCTAATAACTCTGGATACTAACTACCATAATTTGGCGGACTTTCTGGCTGAAATAGGTCAATATGAGAGAATTTTTCATATTAAAAATTTAAGCGTAACACCAATATTGGAAGATGAAAAAAAACTGAAAGGCATTTCCACGGATTTTCAACTATATACCTACACCTTTAAAGAAAAAAAGGAAGAAGAAGAAAAAGTAAAAAGTAAATGA
- a CDS encoding AMIN domain-containing protein, producing MRKLLFPKIVFILVLGLVCFVNVGPVAREGNPVPEWEELTNVKVQKISETKSNIIITTTGPIKYHCFKITNPPRLVVEMTNTVHNWKQKELEVDNFLLKRIRSGQYQNEPIKITRVVLDLQRPVDYESTATEKQIILTIFGKGTIEKVEKEVPKIIKVEREKRPKITKKKIIREEGIAPNIQDEEHKRLVEKIKKEERRPAKIAIEEKKRPVAIGELMGPISQEPVSLDFVDADISQVIRFFALKTKMNFVLAEDVEGEVTIHLHSIPFDEALRTVLDQKGLIGIQHSENVIKVVNKSKMPTYRKTFSLQNRNASEVKDTIDTSLTEEEKKYTTVGVSDVTNALIITSTSEGIEKLSQLIEELDIKMPQIRITARIMEVDISKGVDLGIDWTMTKTFTGSATFGDTTVTGNVEDMAAPFSYGTPATLNIATIMSGADLALTLKALVKKAETKTLSNPTLVVENNRPAHIHVGDSLPYKETIVTAAGVTETTKQLEIGTTLDVTPTVSPTGNQISMDVNVAVKDFVGFTAAGPQTTDREATTKVTIREGQTVVVGGLVSETEKGTTYQVPILGDIPILGYLFKKKETHKRTLELLIFLTPHVMRH from the coding sequence ATGAGAAAACTACTTTTTCCCAAGATAGTATTTATTTTAGTGTTAGGATTGGTCTGTTTTGTAAATGTTGGACCAGTTGCCCGGGAGGGGAACCCTGTACCCGAGTGGGAAGAGTTGACTAATGTGAAAGTTCAGAAGATCAGTGAAACTAAATCGAACATCATAATTACCACTACGGGACCCATAAAATACCACTGTTTCAAGATTACTAATCCGCCAAGGTTGGTAGTGGAGATGACTAATACAGTTCACAACTGGAAGCAGAAAGAGTTGGAAGTAGACAATTTCTTACTTAAGAGAATCCGTTCCGGTCAGTATCAGAATGAACCTATTAAAATAACTCGCGTAGTTCTCGATTTACAGAGGCCGGTTGATTATGAGTCTACTGCCACTGAGAAACAGATTATCCTGACTATTTTTGGTAAAGGAACCATAGAAAAGGTAGAAAAAGAAGTGCCGAAAATAATAAAAGTAGAAAGGGAGAAAAGGCCAAAGATAACAAAGAAAAAAATAATAAGGGAAGAAGGAATTGCACCAAACATTCAAGATGAAGAGCATAAAAGGTTAGTAGAGAAGATAAAAAAAGAAGAGAGAAGGCCGGCTAAGATAGCAATAGAAGAGAAGAAAAGACCAGTGGCGATAGGAGAGTTAATGGGTCCAATCAGCCAGGAGCCAGTGAGTTTAGATTTTGTTGACGCTGACATATCACAAGTAATTCGCTTCTTTGCCTTGAAGACGAAGATGAATTTTGTCCTGGCTGAAGACGTTGAAGGGGAGGTCACCATCCACTTACACAGCATACCTTTCGATGAAGCACTAAGAACTGTTCTGGATCAAAAAGGACTGATAGGAATTCAACATTCTGAAAATGTTATCAAGGTTGTAAACAAGAGCAAAATGCCCACTTATAGAAAGACATTTTCGCTGCAGAATAGAAATGCTTCAGAGGTCAAAGATACCATTGATACGTCATTAACAGAAGAAGAAAAGAAGTATACCACTGTTGGTGTATCTGATGTTACTAACGCCTTAATTATAACTTCCACTTCCGAGGGTATAGAGAAGCTTTCCCAGCTCATTGAGGAATTGGACATCAAGATGCCTCAGATCAGAATTACGGCAAGGATTATGGAAGTAGATATCAGTAAAGGTGTAGATCTAGGAATAGATTGGACAATGACTAAAACCTTTACTGGCAGTGCTACATTCGGTGATACAACGGTGACTGGAAATGTAGAAGATATGGCTGCACCTTTTAGTTATGGAACGCCAGCAACCTTAAATATAGCTACAATAATGAGCGGAGCAGATCTTGCGCTCACTTTAAAGGCTCTGGTAAAAAAGGCCGAAACAAAGACATTGTCTAATCCCACCCTGGTGGTGGAGAACAACCGTCCAGCGCACATCCATGTGGGCGATTCGTTACCTTATAAGGAAACTATAGTTACCGCGGCGGGAGTCACCGAGACCACGAAGCAACTGGAAATCGGAACTACTCTCGATGTTACTCCTACAGTTAGCCCTACGGGTAATCAGATAAGTATGGATGTTAACGTAGCAGTGAAAGACTTTGTGGGTTTTACTGCGGCGGGACCACAAACCACAGACCGGGAGGCGACGACAAAAGTCACAATAAGAGAAGGACAGACAGTGGTGGTTGGTGGATTGGTTAGTGAGACGGAAAAGGGCACGACATACCAGGTACCAATTTTAGGCGATATTCCCATTTTAGGTTACTTGTTTAAGAAGAAAGAAACACACAAGCGGACATTGGAACTTCTGATTTTCTTAACTCCCCATGTCATGCGCCACTAA
- a CDS encoding O-antigen ligase family protein, with amino-acid sequence MDIWTLTLVYLFSLFALLLYSILLVWFPPATSESQTSFRVQLKRLSFPLVLFLSMAYISFLFSTNRFNSRNEIFNLLNYFFLFYLVTTIIKKKKRQNLIRLVLLVGIFLSITGIYQFIRGNVAAGTMVNPNILAGYLTMVIPFTTGLILSLSNSINREFIKSHLFYLVGWLLMVACLFLTKSPGGIIGVILGICVILYFKHGKQIFIKFRYIFIAIAVVIVILLLFKLRQLQVYNRLLCWWGALRMVYQRPLIGVGLGGFETAYARYKLTGLNPLYAYNYFLQLAAEMGVVGLGVFLWFLFMVGKHIKFLSKGFKFFSFEVGVLGSIVAILFHNLTDYNLCIPANAILFWVFLGLLITGPGFLESTRKGGNSAVPRHRLGKINKLLLTGAITFSILGVGVGLTRLSLANRHYQLGKHLFEIRKLENLVKVEGVNLEKAEFEYGRAIELDSLNSWYHHGLAGVYLARYWREGYSSYLDEAIIELREAVERMPYYGPFYANLSYVYELKKDYKKAILYMESAIACDRQNGDYWQRISELVGRMQTRIDVENN; translated from the coding sequence ATGGATATTTGGACGCTGACTCTTGTCTATCTCTTCTCTCTTTTTGCTCTCCTCCTGTATAGTATCCTCCTAGTATGGTTTCCTCCAGCTACTTCAGAATCACAGACTTCCTTCCGCGTTCAGCTTAAGAGGCTTTCTTTTCCTCTGGTCCTCTTTTTGAGCATGGCTTACATCTCCTTTCTCTTTTCCACTAACAGATTCAATAGCAGAAACGAAATCTTCAATTTGCTCAATTATTTTTTTCTGTTTTATTTAGTAACTACTATAATAAAAAAGAAAAAGAGACAGAATTTAATTCGTTTAGTATTATTAGTAGGCATCTTTCTCTCGATAACCGGAATATACCAATTCATTAGAGGGAATGTAGCGGCCGGGACAATGGTTAATCCCAATATTTTGGCCGGATATTTAACAATGGTAATTCCATTTACGACAGGACTGATTCTCTCCTTGTCAAATTCGATTAACAGAGAATTCATCAAATCCCACCTTTTTTATTTAGTTGGTTGGTTATTAATGGTTGCTTGCTTATTCCTGACGAAATCCCCGGGAGGGATTATAGGAGTAATTTTGGGAATTTGTGTAATTCTCTATTTCAAGCATGGGAAGCAAATTTTTATTAAATTTCGATATATATTTATCGCTATAGCTGTAGTTATCGTAATTCTGCTACTTTTTAAACTCAGACAATTACAGGTTTATAATCGCCTCCTTTGCTGGTGGGGAGCATTGAGAATGGTTTACCAACGTCCTCTAATAGGGGTTGGCCTTGGTGGGTTCGAAACCGCCTATGCCAGGTATAAACTAACAGGCTTAAATCCATTATATGCTTATAACTATTTCTTGCAACTTGCAGCAGAGATGGGAGTTGTAGGATTGGGTGTTTTCCTCTGGTTCCTGTTTATGGTTGGGAAGCATATTAAATTTTTATCTAAGGGTTTCAAGTTCTTTTCTTTTGAAGTCGGGGTATTGGGAAGTATTGTTGCCATATTGTTTCATAATCTTACCGATTATAACCTGTGTATTCCGGCAAATGCAATACTTTTCTGGGTTTTCTTGGGGCTATTAATTACTGGCCCAGGATTTCTGGAGTCCACCCGAAAGGGAGGAAACTCGGCAGTCCCCAGGCACCGATTGGGGAAGATTAATAAACTACTACTTACCGGAGCAATTACTTTTTCCATTCTTGGAGTGGGGGTAGGGCTTACCAGACTATCTCTGGCAAATCGCCATTACCAGTTGGGTAAGCATCTTTTTGAGATTAGAAAGTTAGAGAATTTAGTGAAAGTAGAAGGGGTGAACTTAGAGAAGGCAGAATTTGAATATGGACGAGCGATCGAGTTGGACTCCTTGAATTCCTGGTATCATCACGGACTTGCAGGGGTATATTTAGCCAGATACTGGAGAGAAGGATATTCGAGCTATTTGGATGAAGCAATAATTGAGTTGAGAGAAGCGGTTGAGCGGATGCCTTATTATGGACCGTTTTACGCTAATCTCTCCTATGTGTATGAGTTAAAGAAAGATTACAAGAAGGCTATTCTTTACATGGAATCTGCCATAGCCTGCGACAGGCAAAATGGTGATTACTGGCAAAGAATAAGCGAATTGGTGGGAAGAATGCAAACCAGGATAGATGTTGAGAATAATTAA